One window of Desulfarculus baarsii DSM 2075 genomic DNA carries:
- a CDS encoding radical SAM/SPASM domain-containing protein, translating into MDDKAEFLVLALTERCNLRCVYCYAAASATGADMDPDIAALALDRLGPPPGRRQTVEFSGGEPLLRFELLKELVLTRASAQRRFALQTNGVALTEDKLAFLVDNGVGLGVSLDGPPETNRQTRGDAGGAMRALRLIDEAGVGVNVTVVLTRHNVERLPRFLLTLASLKSPRVINLDLVRPVGRASGGGLAPRPEQIKGMVPAMLSATAFIAQRRFPPLKVREVDQVRRRAKLGLCEPYCLGAAGSYAAVTPDGRVYPCASLADDDGYLAGRVDRPEPIRIANLVRGWGLPPACGDCPARFVCRGGCPSRRISAAGSPTRPHGLECLLRKEIFRRVNQ; encoded by the coding sequence GTGGACGACAAGGCCGAGTTTCTGGTTCTGGCGCTCACCGAGCGCTGCAACCTGCGCTGTGTCTATTGCTACGCCGCCGCCAGCGCCACCGGCGCGGACATGGACCCGGACATCGCCGCCCTGGCCCTGGATAGGCTCGGGCCGCCACCGGGCCGCCGGCAGACCGTGGAGTTCAGCGGTGGCGAGCCCCTGCTGCGCTTTGAATTGCTCAAGGAGTTGGTCTTGACCCGCGCATCGGCCCAACGACGCTTTGCCCTGCAAACCAACGGCGTGGCCCTGACGGAAGACAAATTGGCGTTTCTGGTGGACAACGGCGTGGGCTTGGGCGTCAGCCTGGATGGCCCGCCAGAGACAAACCGCCAGACCAGGGGCGACGCCGGTGGGGCCATGCGGGCCTTGCGCCTGATCGACGAAGCTGGCGTCGGCGTCAATGTCACCGTGGTGCTAACCCGCCACAACGTGGAGCGGTTGCCGCGTTTTTTGCTGACGCTGGCCAGCCTCAAAAGCCCCAGGGTGATCAACCTGGACCTGGTGCGGCCCGTGGGCCGGGCCTCGGGCGGAGGCCTGGCCCCCCGGCCCGAGCAGATAAAAGGCATGGTCCCCGCGATGCTCTCCGCCACCGCCTTCATCGCCCAGCGGCGCTTTCCGCCGCTGAAGGTGCGCGAGGTGGACCAGGTCCGGCGGCGCGCTAAGCTGGGCCTCTGCGAGCCCTATTGCCTGGGCGCGGCCGGGAGCTACGCCGCGGTCACGCCCGATGGTCGGGTCTACCCTTGCGCCTCGTTGGCCGACGACGACGGTTATCTGGCCGGGCGGGTGGATCGCCCGGAACCGATTCGCATTGCCAACCTGGTGCGCGGCTGGGGCCTGCCGCCCGCTTGCGGCGATTGCCCCGCGCGCTTCGTCTGCCGGGGAGGCTGTCCCTCGCGGCGCATCAGCGCGGCTGGAAGCCCCACGCGGCCCCATGGCCTGGAGTGTCTGCTGCGCAAGGAAATATTCAGGAGGGTCAATCAATGA
- a CDS encoding ATP-binding protein encodes MNATYPFAAMVGQQDMKLSLILNVINPGLSGVLIRGEKGTGKSTAARALAEILPEIEVVDNCPFNLAPNECASALCQSCTVAECGFTRAEGGQPKSHARPVKVVELPVGATEDRVVGAIDLERALKEGEKHFEPGILAQAHRAILYVDEVNLLEDHVVDVLLDSAAMGVNTVEREGVSFSHPARFTLVGTMNPEEGELRPQLLDRFGLCVLVQGLSNANDRVEIMERRLAYEHDPEAFARSYDDASRQLTAKIRQARERWPLVQADRQIMLRIARACLQVGVDGHRGDIITLKTAKALAAWQGRLSVDAADVDRALELVLPHRVRRKPFEEVAATGSPFRAA; translated from the coding sequence ATGAACGCCACCTATCCCTTCGCGGCCATGGTTGGTCAGCAAGACATGAAACTTTCGTTGATCCTCAACGTGATCAACCCCGGCTTGTCGGGCGTTTTGATCAGGGGAGAAAAGGGCACGGGCAAATCCACCGCCGCCAGGGCCCTGGCCGAAATCCTGCCCGAAATCGAGGTGGTGGACAACTGCCCCTTCAACCTGGCGCCCAATGAATGCGCTAGCGCCCTGTGCCAGAGCTGCACCGTGGCCGAGTGCGGCTTCACGCGGGCCGAGGGCGGCCAGCCGAAAAGTCACGCCAGGCCGGTGAAGGTGGTGGAACTGCCCGTGGGCGCCACCGAGGACAGGGTCGTTGGAGCCATCGACCTGGAGCGCGCGCTCAAGGAAGGCGAAAAGCACTTTGAGCCGGGCATCCTGGCCCAGGCCCACAGGGCCATCCTCTACGTCGACGAAGTGAACCTCTTGGAAGACCACGTGGTCGACGTGCTGTTGGACAGCGCGGCCATGGGCGTCAACACCGTCGAGCGCGAAGGGGTCTCCTTCAGCCACCCCGCCCGCTTCACCCTGGTGGGCACCATGAACCCCGAGGAAGGCGAGTTGCGGCCCCAATTGCTGGATCGGTTCGGCCTGTGCGTGTTGGTTCAGGGCTTGAGCAACGCCAACGACCGGGTGGAGATCATGGAGCGCCGCCTGGCCTATGAGCACGATCCAGAAGCCTTTGCCCGAAGCTATGATGACGCTTCGCGCCAGCTCACCGCAAAGATCCGCCAGGCCCGCGAGCGCTGGCCCCTGGTCCAGGCCGACCGCCAGATCATGCTGCGCATTGCCCGCGCCTGTCTGCAGGTGGGCGTCGATGGCCACCGTGGCGACATCATCACCCTGAAGACGGCCAAGGCCCTGGCCGCCTGGCAGGGCCGCCTCAGCGTGGACGCCGCCGACGTGGACCGGGCCCTGGAGTTGGTGTTGCCCCACCGCGTGCGGCGCAAGCCCTTCGAGGAGGTCGCCGCCACCGGTTCGCCCTTCCGGGCGGCCTGA
- a CDS encoding magnesium chelatase subunit D family protein — MKLALKLNAVDPGVGGVLVRGEKGTAKSTAVRGLAAILPRIETAARCPFGCDPTDVRLMCDHCRERLNAGQSLDMAFKKVRVVDLPLNATEDMVLGGLDFGKAVKTGRRHFMPGLLAKANRGFLYVDEVNLLDDHLVDVILDAAASGWNRLEREGVSFNHPARFVLVGTMNPEEGELRPQLLDRFGLCVEVGGEREPEARVELMELREAFDRDPEAFCGQRRQADMAVAAEVERAREILPSVSLPRRLRGFITALCIENNVAGHRADLVIERAAKALAALHGRREVSQEDIATVAPLALRHRRRDAAPPPPEPPKPPEDPAPEPPEQEQNDHNDQDQPEPPPEDGQDRQNDGDADEGFDLPLPEAPDQGQDTDSDAGDDPPEEIYQIGQTFKVKPIRQPKDRKLRRGSGRRSATRTAQKLGRYVKSSLHGPEQDLALDATLRAAAPHQLVRRERATGLAVCIKPQDLRLKVREKRVGNFLLFLVDASGSMGAQARMSATKGAVLSLLLDAYQKRDRVALITFRGREAQLALPPTSSIDLAAKLLAELPVGGRTPLAAGLLRAHEQLTRHLRKDPDGRPIVLVLTDGRANAGLGSDAPPHEEAITMAERMGQDERVHYVVVDTEAPGIVRLNIAARLATALGGDYFKIDDLKAQDLVDIIKKD, encoded by the coding sequence ATGAAACTGGCCCTGAAACTCAACGCCGTTGACCCCGGCGTGGGCGGCGTTTTGGTGCGTGGTGAAAAGGGCACGGCCAAATCCACGGCGGTGCGGGGCCTGGCGGCCATCCTGCCACGGATCGAAACCGCGGCGCGCTGCCCGTTTGGCTGCGACCCCACCGACGTTCGCTTAATGTGCGACCATTGCCGCGAACGGCTGAACGCTGGGCAATCTCTCGATATGGCTTTTAAAAAAGTGCGGGTGGTGGATCTGCCGCTCAACGCCACTGAAGACATGGTGCTGGGCGGGCTGGATTTCGGCAAGGCGGTCAAGACTGGCCGACGTCATTTCATGCCCGGCTTACTGGCCAAGGCCAACCGGGGTTTTCTATACGTCGACGAGGTCAACCTGCTCGACGACCATCTGGTGGACGTGATCCTGGACGCCGCCGCCAGCGGCTGGAACCGCCTGGAGCGCGAGGGCGTTTCGTTCAATCATCCGGCCCGGTTCGTGCTGGTGGGGACCATGAACCCCGAGGAAGGCGAGCTGCGGCCCCAGTTGCTGGATCGCTTTGGCCTGTGCGTGGAGGTGGGCGGCGAACGGGAGCCAGAGGCCCGCGTGGAGCTGATGGAGCTGCGCGAGGCCTTTGACCGCGATCCCGAGGCCTTTTGCGGCCAACGCCGACAGGCCGACATGGCCGTGGCCGCCGAGGTGGAGCGGGCGCGCGAAATCTTGCCTTCGGTGAGCCTGCCGCGTCGCCTGCGCGGCTTCATCACGGCGCTGTGCATCGAAAACAACGTGGCCGGCCACCGCGCCGACCTGGTCATCGAGCGAGCGGCAAAGGCCCTGGCCGCCCTGCACGGCCGCCGCGAAGTGAGCCAGGAAGACATCGCCACGGTGGCCCCGCTGGCCCTGCGCCACCGCAGGCGCGACGCCGCCCCGCCGCCGCCCGAACCGCCAAAGCCGCCCGAAGACCCCGCGCCCGAACCGCCCGAGCAAGAGCAAAACGACCACAACGATCAAGACCAGCCCGAACCGCCGCCCGAGGACGGCCAGGATCGGCAAAACGATGGCGACGCCGATGAAGGCTTTGACCTGCCCCTGCCCGAAGCGCCGGACCAGGGCCAGGACACCGATAGCGACGCGGGCGACGATCCGCCCGAGGAGATTTATCAAATAGGCCAGACCTTCAAGGTCAAGCCCATCCGCCAGCCCAAGGATCGCAAGCTGCGCCGGGGCTCGGGCCGTCGCTCGGCCACCCGCACGGCCCAGAAACTGGGGCGCTATGTCAAAAGTTCGCTGCATGGGCCCGAGCAAGACCTGGCCCTGGACGCCACCCTGCGGGCCGCCGCGCCGCACCAGCTCGTCAGGCGTGAACGGGCCACCGGCTTGGCTGTTTGCATCAAGCCCCAAGACCTGCGCCTGAAGGTTCGTGAAAAGCGGGTGGGCAATTTTCTGCTGTTTTTGGTGGACGCCTCTGGTTCCATGGGCGCTCAGGCCCGCATGTCGGCCACCAAGGGCGCCGTGCTTTCCCTGCTCCTGGACGCCTATCAAAAGCGCGACAGAGTGGCCCTGATCACCTTTCGGGGCAGGGAGGCCCAACTGGCCCTGCCGCCCACGAGTTCCATCGATCTGGCGGCCAAGCTGCTGGCCGAACTGCCGGTGGGCGGGCGCACGCCCTTGGCCGCCGGCCTGCTGCGGGCACATGAACAGCTTACCCGCCACTTGCGCAAGGACCCCGACGGCAGGCCCATCGTGCTGGTGCTCACAGACGGCCGGGCCAACGCCGGGCTGGGCTCCGACGCGCCGCCCCATGAAGAAGCGATAACCATGGCCGAGCGCATGGGCCAGGACGAAAGGGTCCACTACGTGGTCGTGGACACCGAGGCCCCGGGCATCGTGCGCTTGAATATCGCCGCCCGTCTGGCCACGGCCCTGGGCGGAGATTATTTCAAGATCGACGACCTCAAGGCGCAAGACCTGGTAGACATCATCAAGAAGGATTGA
- a CDS encoding nitrilase-related carbon-nitrogen hydrolase produces MSDLLNVALVHCSLTHGDLAGNQALLLELGRKAAGLGADIIVNTEMGLSGYGFDSRAEIAPLAQTLESPVVRSFGELSAACGVYLALGLANRDPESDIYYNAAILFGPDGRPQAMHRKITAESKWACPGEPRQNDIAVTPWGAVGLLICSETYFSLIPRAMALKGVDLLLTPANWPPSGLDPANLWRARAIENGMYLAACNRAGQDKRMNMDKARSHLFDPQGNDLLRPVDSEPRILMAQLPLRGGRLDATDQRRARLNTRKPGSYHYIYSQLNRIKEPGPYLGLPEPGLMDVHTLGLDRNQKSADLVARLAALPDAPNRLAVLPAAAGRLLGPSEMAEAARRLGAHLVCHAARQEGVMLFSPDQEPRTWVVAAGGPTEPPVVDLGPARVGLCIATDFLHPELALALAKRGCDVAAVSGAELASAELHVLSMRNLERLTVALAHDNGCLISSPPEGHQRGALLETQGAGACHLALDTSLGRHKTYEERLDYQLLLDQNA; encoded by the coding sequence ATGTCCGACCTTCTCAACGTGGCGTTGGTCCATTGTTCCCTGACCCATGGCGACCTTGCCGGGAACCAGGCCTTGCTCCTGGAACTCGGTCGCAAGGCGGCCGGGCTGGGCGCGGACATCATCGTCAACACGGAAATGGGCCTGAGCGGCTACGGGTTCGACTCCAGGGCCGAAATCGCCCCATTGGCGCAGACCCTGGAAAGCCCGGTGGTGCGTTCCTTCGGCGAGCTGTCCGCCGCGTGCGGCGTATACCTGGCCCTGGGCCTGGCCAACCGCGACCCGGAAAGCGATATTTATTACAACGCCGCCATCCTGTTCGGCCCTGACGGACGCCCCCAGGCCATGCACCGCAAGATAACCGCCGAATCCAAATGGGCCTGCCCCGGCGAACCGCGCCAAAACGACATAGCAGTTACGCCGTGGGGCGCTGTTGGGCTTTTGATCTGTTCGGAGACTTATTTCAGCCTCATCCCCAGGGCCATGGCCCTCAAGGGCGTTGATTTGCTGCTGACGCCCGCGAATTGGCCGCCCAGCGGGCTTGACCCGGCCAATCTATGGCGGGCCAGGGCCATCGAGAACGGCATGTATTTGGCGGCTTGCAACCGCGCGGGCCAAGACAAACGCATGAATATGGACAAGGCCCGATCGCACCTGTTCGATCCCCAGGGCAACGACCTGCTGCGCCCGGTGGACTCGGAGCCGCGCATACTGATGGCCCAACTGCCGTTGCGCGGGGGCCGCCTGGACGCGACGGACCAGCGCCGGGCGCGCCTCAATACGCGAAAACCAGGCAGCTATCACTACATCTACTCCCAATTGAACCGCATCAAGGAACCAGGGCCATATCTGGGCCTGCCCGAGCCGGGGCTCATGGATGTCCACACCCTGGGGCTTGACCGCAACCAGAAAAGCGCCGATCTCGTGGCGCGTTTGGCGGCCCTGCCCGATGCGCCGAACCGGCTGGCGGTCCTGCCAGCCGCCGCTGGTCGGCTTCTGGGCCCATCGGAAATGGCCGAGGCGGCCAGGCGGCTGGGCGCGCACCTGGTGTGCCATGCCGCCCGGCAAGAGGGGGTAATGCTATTCTCGCCAGACCAGGAGCCCCGGACCTGGGTCGTGGCCGCCGGTGGCCCAACCGAACCACCGGTGGTGGATTTGGGCCCGGCCAGAGTCGGCCTGTGCATCGCAACCGACTTTCTGCATCCCGAATTGGCCCTTGCCCTGGCCAAGCGCGGCTGTGATGTGGCGGCGGTCAGCGGCGCCGAATTGGCGTCCGCCGAGCTCCATGTGTTGTCCATGCGCAACCTAGAACGCCTGACGGTGGCCCTGGCTCACGATAATGGCTGCCTGATAAGCTCGCCGCCCGAAGGCCATCAACGCGGCGCCTTGCTGGAGACACAGGGCGCCGGGGCTTGTCACCTGGCCCTCGACACATCCCTGGGCCGCCACAAAACCTACGAAGAACGGCTGGATTATCAGCTACTTCTAGATCAGAATGCCTGA
- a CDS encoding transposase, with protein sequence MAEALEDNRSAVHSKHTPEQMIRQRVYQMAAGYEDCNDADFLRINIIPYLTRRRHGLIPSRW encoded by the coding sequence ATGGCCGAGGCGCTTGAGGACAATAGGTCTGCTGTCCATTCCAAGCACACCCCGGAACAAATGATCCGACAACGGGTGTACCAGATGGCCGCTGGTTACGAAGACTGTAACGATGCTGATTTTCTAAGGATAAATATTATCCCCTACTTGACCCGTCGGCGCCATGGACTCATTCCTTCCCGGTGGTAG
- a CDS encoding TonB-dependent receptor, whose translation MGEVTVQATKMDKEISEVTETITIVPEQEISLGHYTDVTDVLRYTPGVQFKRAGGPGQYVYTKMRGFADGHFVVLVDGMKINESTSAGTGNFISKLDPYVLGGVEILRGPQSVLYGSDSTVGVMNFITKGAEEGFNGNVGFEYGTYEWQKGYAGVRGTADNFRYSINAAYTDSNGVHEYEDYNNFSPQIKLGYNYEDIFDAEFSYVYIKSKWNYAELNESYDFCTSRSQWWAYQMPDPERWNKEEYNLTTLNLKHNINDKFRQKLMLGWYKQESESCNPYNGLLGYIAAPVDNFTTDYVNYYSKGETVPIWDEGDGKTSYYQDENYQADYNFIYDQPFSLGVNTALVGLEYIKQDGKSWGKYGAYGDYLDSKSAYFNDQVVMFDEAVVLNAGVRYGDHKDFGGQTTYKVGAAYTFHGVGTTLFTNYGTSFRAPTVYNLYHPKYGNQDLKPEKGWTVEAGVRQLLLDGKLNFEIATWKTELDDVIAYTYLRKNGENVGTYVNRDKQISTGVEFAFAWNFYGDFTLLGNYTYTDSNTDNDGQTSRTVQIARNMFNVGVQYNLKDKLFLALHGYYAGPRLRWNGDVEMEEYFRVDASANYVIWNGLSAFTRINNLLDAEVEEGLGYEQPGFYIIGGLQWDFHMPGADS comes from the coding sequence ATGGGTGAGGTGACCGTCCAGGCCACGAAGATGGACAAGGAAATCAGCGAGGTGACCGAAACGATCACCATCGTTCCGGAACAGGAGATCTCCCTGGGTCACTACACCGACGTCACCGACGTTCTGCGCTACACCCCCGGCGTCCAGTTCAAGCGCGCCGGCGGCCCCGGTCAATACGTCTACACCAAGATGCGCGGATTCGCCGACGGCCACTTCGTCGTCTTGGTCGACGGAATGAAGATCAACGAAAGCACCAGCGCCGGCACAGGCAACTTCATCTCCAAACTTGACCCGTACGTTCTGGGCGGCGTGGAAATCCTGCGCGGTCCCCAATCCGTGTTGTATGGTTCCGACTCCACCGTTGGCGTGATGAACTTCATCACCAAGGGCGCCGAAGAGGGCTTTAACGGCAACGTGGGTTTTGAATACGGAACCTACGAGTGGCAAAAGGGTTACGCCGGCGTGCGCGGCACGGCGGACAACTTCCGCTATTCGATCAACGCCGCCTACACCGACAGCAACGGCGTGCACGAATATGAAGACTACAACAACTTTTCGCCCCAGATCAAGCTGGGTTACAACTACGAAGACATCTTCGACGCCGAGTTCAGCTATGTCTACATCAAGAGCAAGTGGAACTACGCCGAACTCAATGAAAGCTACGACTTCTGCACCAGCCGCTCCCAGTGGTGGGCCTACCAGATGCCCGACCCCGAACGCTGGAACAAAGAAGAGTACAACCTGACCACCCTCAATCTGAAGCACAACATCAACGACAAGTTCCGCCAGAAATTGATGCTTGGCTGGTACAAGCAAGAGTCTGAATCCTGCAATCCCTACAACGGCCTGTTGGGCTACATCGCCGCGCCGGTGGACAACTTCACCACCGACTACGTCAACTATTACAGCAAGGGCGAAACCGTGCCGATCTGGGATGAAGGCGACGGCAAGACGTCCTATTACCAGGACGAAAACTATCAGGCCGACTACAACTTCATCTACGATCAGCCCTTTTCGCTGGGCGTGAACACCGCCCTGGTCGGCCTTGAATACATCAAGCAGGACGGCAAGTCTTGGGGCAAATACGGCGCCTATGGCGACTACCTTGACTCCAAGAGCGCCTATTTCAACGATCAGGTCGTGATGTTTGACGAGGCCGTGGTCCTCAATGCCGGCGTCCGTTATGGCGACCACAAGGACTTCGGCGGCCAGACCACCTACAAGGTGGGCGCCGCTTACACCTTCCATGGCGTCGGCACGACCCTGTTCACCAACTACGGCACAAGCTTCCGCGCCCCCACCGTCTACAATCTTTATCATCCAAAATACGGCAACCAGGATCTGAAGCCCGAAAAGGGTTGGACCGTCGAGGCCGGCGTCCGTCAGCTTTTGTTGGACGGCAAGCTCAACTTTGAGATCGCCACTTGGAAGACCGAACTGGACGACGTCATCGCCTACACCTACCTACGCAAAAACGGCGAGAATGTCGGCACATACGTCAACCGCGACAAACAGATCAGCACCGGCGTCGAATTCGCCTTTGCCTGGAACTTCTATGGCGATTTCACCCTGCTGGGCAACTACACCTACACCGACTCGAACACCGACAATGACGGCCAGACCAGCCGCACCGTCCAGATCGCGCGCAACATGTTCAACGTGGGCGTTCAATACAACCTCAAAGACAAGCTGTTCCTGGCCTTGCACGGCTATTACGCCGGCCCGCGCCTGCGCTGGAACGGCGACGTCGAGATGGAGGAATACTTCCGCGTGGACGCCTCGGCCAACTACGTCATCTGGAACGGCTTGAGCGCCTTTACCCGCATCAACAATCTGCTTGACGCCGAGGTCGAAGAGGGCCTGGGCTATGAACAGCCCGGCTTTTACATCATCGGCGGGCTCCAGTGGGATTTCCACATGCCCGGCGCCGACTCGTAA
- a CDS encoding ABC transporter ATP-binding protein — protein MTDTVKPILSVREVGFSYPGDRRWVLDNVSLELGPGEIVLLTGPTGCGKSTLLKTLNGIIPLESSGTMKGAVLVDGVDTRTGATSSLAQKVGLVFQSPDDQLFCGNVDDEVAFGPQNLGLSADETERRVRRSLDSVGIASLAGRPSTSLSGGQKQRLAIAAQLAMRPSILALDEPISQLDPAGAAEVLGVLKKLALDGMAVLLVEHRIAETMDVAQRVEIMDEGRLVGRFDIGDLPQHSPLMRRLGLQIPDEARLASALGQGLDQDMLGPLAAAAPPRPTARQETAAEPVLEMQGVGFVYPNGGVEALKDINLSVMPGEIVGLMGPNGSGKSTLLSILAGLNRPSQGQVRLAGKPLAHKPDRRTRGRISLLFQNPDLLLIEPSVRSELLSGPRHLRRHLATDALVRLARGLGLADYLDLPPWSLSKGQRLRVALGALLAMQPQALLLDEPTTGQNRMNIQRLLASLTNGRGNRATIICSHDLDTICHFADTLVILQQGRILAQGPIRDLAADTGLLRDAGLRPTLALELSRRLGRKPPWLTCREIIDSLPPDPRPEAASS, from the coding sequence ATGACCGACACGGTCAAGCCCATATTGTCTGTGCGCGAAGTTGGTTTCAGCTATCCTGGCGATCGGCGGTGGGTGCTCGACAACGTCAGCCTCGAGTTGGGGCCCGGCGAGATTGTGCTGCTGACCGGCCCGACCGGATGCGGCAAAAGCACCCTGCTCAAGACGCTCAACGGCATCATCCCCCTGGAAAGCTCCGGGACCATGAAGGGCGCGGTTCTGGTGGACGGAGTTGACACCAGGACCGGCGCAACCTCCAGCCTGGCCCAGAAAGTGGGGTTGGTGTTCCAAAGCCCCGACGATCAGCTTTTCTGTGGCAATGTAGACGATGAAGTCGCTTTTGGCCCGCAAAATCTGGGCCTTTCGGCCGATGAAACAGAGCGCAGGGTGCGGCGGTCGCTCGATAGCGTCGGCATCGCCTCGCTGGCGGGACGGCCATCGACAAGCCTTTCCGGCGGCCAAAAACAGCGGCTGGCCATAGCCGCGCAGTTGGCCATGCGCCCATCCATTCTGGCCCTGGACGAGCCCATCAGCCAACTTGACCCGGCCGGCGCCGCCGAAGTGCTGGGCGTGCTTAAAAAACTGGCCCTTGACGGCATGGCCGTATTGCTGGTGGAGCACCGCATCGCCGAAACCATGGATGTGGCCCAGCGGGTGGAGATCATGGACGAGGGCCGGCTGGTTGGCCGGTTCGACATTGGCGATCTGCCCCAGCACTCCCCCTTGATGCGTCGCTTGGGCCTGCAAATCCCGGACGAGGCCCGCCTGGCCAGCGCTCTGGGCCAAGGCCTGGACCAAGACATGCTGGGCCCGCTGGCCGCCGCCGCGCCGCCCCGCCCCACCGCGCGCCAGGAGACGGCCGCGGAGCCGGTGCTGGAAATGCAAGGCGTTGGCTTCGTCTATCCCAATGGCGGCGTGGAGGCCCTCAAGGACATCAACTTGTCGGTCATGCCGGGTGAAATAGTTGGCTTGATGGGCCCCAACGGTTCGGGCAAATCGACCCTGCTGAGCATTTTGGCCGGACTCAATCGGCCCAGCCAGGGCCAGGTGCGCCTGGCCGGAAAACCCCTAGCCCATAAACCAGACCGCCGCACCCGTGGCCGCATAAGCCTACTTTTCCAAAACCCGGATCTTTTGCTCATCGAGCCCAGCGTGAGAAGCGAACTGCTTTCGGGCCCCCGCCATTTGCGCCGTCACCTGGCCACGGACGCCCTGGTCAGGCTGGCCCGGGGCCTGGGCCTGGCCGATTACCTGGATCTGCCGCCGTGGTCTTTGTCCAAGGGCCAACGGCTCAGGGTGGCCCTGGGCGCCTTGCTGGCCATGCAGCCTCAAGCGCTGCTGCTCGACGAGCCGACAACCGGCCAGAACCGTATGAATATCCAGCGCTTGCTTGCATCACTGACCAACGGGCGGGGCAACCGGGCCACCATCATCTGTTCCCACGACTTGGACACGATATGCCACTTTGCCGACACCCTGGTGATACTGCAGCAGGGCCGCATCCTGGCCCAGGGCCCCATCCGCGACTTGGCCGCCGACACGGGCCTGTTGCGCGACGCCGGCCTCAGGCCAACCTTGGCCCTGGAGTTGTCGCGGCGTCTGGGCCGCAAGCCTCCCTGGCTCACCTGCCGGGAGATCATCGACTCGCTGCCCCCTGACCCGCGGCCAGAGGCGGCGAGCTCATGA